One part of the Helicobacter cetorum MIT 99-5656 genome encodes these proteins:
- a CDS encoding catalase, with translation MINKDLKQTSPFGAPIGDDNNVFTAGPRGPVLLQSTWFLEKLAAFDRERIPERVVHAKGSGAYGTFTVTKDITKYTKAKIFSKVGKKTECFFRFSTVAGERGSADAVRDPRGFAMKYYTEEGNWDLVGNNTPIFFIRDAIKFPDFIHTQKRDPQTNLPNATMVWDFWSNVPESLHQVTWLMGDRGIPKSFRHMDGFGSHTFSLINAKNERFWVKFHFKCMQGIKNLTSEEAAELRKHDMDSHQRDLFEAIARKDFPKWRMSIQIMPEADAKKYKFHPFDVTKVWSQKDYPLMEVGIVELNRNPENYFAEVEQAAFNPANVVPGIGYSPDRMLQGRLFSYGDTQRYRLGINHSQLPVNKPRCPFHSTTRDGFMQNGHYGALQNYTPSSLPGYKEDKNAREPKLNLTYLEKEYEVWNWDYRAEDSDYYTQAGDLYRLMKADEKERLYDNIAGSMVHVPKEIVDKQMEHFKKADPKYAEGVKKALEKHMKMMKDMKMKGMKK, from the coding sequence ATGATTAATAAGGATTTAAAACAAACTAGTCCTTTTGGTGCTCCAATTGGCGATGATAACAATGTGTTTACGGCCGGTCCTAGGGGTCCTGTTCTTTTACAAAGCACTTGGTTTTTGGAGAAGCTAGCAGCATTTGATAGAGAAAGAATTCCTGAAAGAGTGGTGCATGCTAAGGGGAGTGGAGCTTATGGCACTTTCACCGTAACTAAGGATATTACTAAATACACTAAAGCAAAAATTTTCTCTAAAGTAGGCAAGAAGACAGAATGCTTTTTTAGATTTTCTACTGTGGCTGGTGAGAGAGGTAGTGCGGATGCGGTGAGAGACCCAAGAGGCTTTGCGATGAAGTATTACACCGAGGAGGGCAATTGGGATTTGGTAGGAAATAACACACCTATTTTCTTTATTCGTGATGCGATTAAATTTCCTGATTTTATTCACACTCAAAAAAGAGATCCTCAAACTAACTTACCTAATGCTACTATGGTATGGGATTTTTGGAGCAATGTTCCTGAGAGTTTGCACCAAGTAACATGGCTTATGGGTGATAGAGGTATTCCTAAATCTTTCCGTCATATGGATGGTTTTGGTAGCCACACATTTAGTCTTATTAATGCCAAAAATGAGCGTTTTTGGGTGAAGTTCCACTTCAAGTGTATGCAAGGCATTAAGAATTTGACAAGTGAAGAAGCTGCAGAGCTTAGAAAACACGATATGGATTCACATCAACGAGACCTATTTGAAGCGATTGCTAGAAAGGATTTTCCAAAGTGGCGTATGAGTATTCAAATTATGCCAGAAGCAGATGCTAAGAAATACAAATTCCATCCGTTTGATGTAACTAAGGTTTGGAGTCAGAAAGATTACCCATTAATGGAAGTAGGTATTGTAGAGTTGAATAGAAACCCTGAGAACTATTTTGCAGAAGTAGAGCAGGCGGCGTTCAACCCTGCTAATGTAGTTCCTGGAATTGGTTATAGTCCTGATAGGATGTTGCAAGGTCGCCTATTCTCTTATGGTGATACACAACGCTATCGCTTAGGCATTAATCACTCTCAGTTGCCGGTCAACAAGCCAAGATGTCCATTCCATTCCACTACTAGAGATGGCTTTATGCAAAATGGACACTATGGTGCTTTACAAAACTATACCCCCAGTTCATTACCAGGCTACAAAGAAGATAAGAATGCTAGAGAGCCTAAGCTCAATTTAACTTATCTTGAGAAAGAGTATGAAGTGTGGAATTGGGATTATAGGGCTGAAGATAGCGATTATTATACTCAAGCAGGTGATTTGTATCGCTTAATGAAAGCTGATGAAAAAGAGAGATTGTATGACAATATCGCAGGTTCTATGGTGCATGTTCCTAAGGAAATTGTTGATAAGCAGATGGAACATTTCAAGAAGGCTGACCCAAAATATGCTGAAGGCGTTAAAAAAGCCCTTGAAAAACACATGAAGATGATGAAAGATATGAAAATGAAGGGCATGAAGAAATAA
- the ruvC gene encoding crossover junction endodeoxyribonuclease RuvC, producing MYILGIDPGSKRCGYAIISATSNKLSLIAAGFVNIKSMHLQEQILDLIEALNHLLDIYEVNEVAIEDIFFGYNPKSVIKLAQFRGALSLKILERIGNFSEYTPLQVKKALTGNGKASKEQVAFMVKRLLNITNEIKPLDISDAMAVAITHAQRLRLNLK from the coding sequence ATGTATATTTTAGGAATAGACCCGGGTAGTAAAAGGTGTGGGTATGCTATCATTAGTGCCACTTCTAACAAGCTTTCGTTAATTGCGGCTGGATTTGTGAATATTAAGAGCATGCATTTACAAGAACAAATTTTAGATTTGATAGAAGCGCTCAATCATTTGTTAGATATTTATGAAGTCAATGAAGTGGCTATTGAAGACATTTTCTTTGGATATAACCCCAAAAGCGTGATTAAGCTCGCACAATTTAGGGGGGCGTTATCTTTAAAAATTCTAGAGAGAATTGGTAATTTTAGTGAATACACACCCCTACAAGTCAAAAAAGCTCTTACCGGTAATGGAAAAGCCAGCAAGGAGCAAGTGGCGTTTATGGTGAAACGCCTGCTAAATATCACTAACGAGATTAAACCTTTGGATATTAGCGATGCGATGGCAGTTGCTATTACGCACGCACAACGACTAAGGCTCAATCTCAAATAG